From Serinicoccus profundi, the proteins below share one genomic window:
- the nagB gene encoding glucosamine-6-phosphate deaminase: MEVVIRPDHADLGRLAGEVVARLVGERPRAVLGVATGSSPRPVYADLVARVRAGSLDLSGVSTFSLDEYVGLPEGHPSSYRAEIRRELTDLAGIPPAQVHSPHGDAEDLPAAAAAYESLIAQSGGVDVQLLGLGSDGHIAFNEPGSSLASRTRIKTLTRRTREDNARFFDGDADAVPTHCLTQGLATILQARHVVLLAMGEGKARAVAELVEGAVSARWPATVLQWHPHVSVLIDEAAASRLELAGYYREAWANKPDWQGL; encoded by the coding sequence ATGGAGGTGGTGATCCGTCCCGACCACGCCGACCTGGGTCGGCTCGCGGGCGAGGTGGTCGCCCGGCTGGTGGGTGAGCGGCCCCGCGCCGTGCTCGGGGTCGCGACGGGTTCCAGCCCCCGCCCCGTGTATGCCGACCTCGTCGCCCGGGTGCGGGCCGGCAGCCTGGACCTGTCGGGCGTGAGCACCTTCTCCCTGGACGAGTACGTCGGGCTGCCCGAGGGTCACCCGAGCAGCTACCGAGCCGAGATCAGGCGGGAACTCACCGACCTGGCGGGCATCCCGCCCGCTCAGGTGCACTCCCCGCACGGAGACGCCGAGGACCTGCCGGCCGCGGCGGCCGCCTACGAGTCGCTCATCGCGCAGTCCGGCGGCGTCGACGTGCAGCTGCTGGGGCTGGGCAGCGATGGGCACATCGCCTTCAACGAGCCGGGGAGCTCGCTCGCGAGCCGCACCCGCATCAAGACGCTCACCCGGCGCACCCGCGAGGACAACGCGCGCTTCTTCGACGGCGATGCCGACGCCGTGCCGACCCACTGCCTGACGCAGGGCCTGGCGACGATCCTGCAGGCCCGGCACGTCGTGCTGCTCGCCATGGGCGAGGGCAAGGCGCGGGCGGTGGCGGAGCTCGTCGAGGGCGCGGTGTCGGCGCGGTGGCCGGCGACGGTGCTGCAGTGGCACCCGCACGTCAGCGTGCTCATCGACGAGGCCGCGGCCAGTCGGCTGGAGCTCGCGGGCTACTACCGCGAGGCCTGGGCCAACAAGCCGGACTGGCAGGGGCTGTGA